A genomic segment from Polyangium mundeleinium encodes:
- a CDS encoding tetratricopeptide repeat protein translates to MKIRASRGGVITLVILAACGPATPPPPPPPEPLPPVTYGSVSVAASVPTSATVPVPASASASAPAAPSPGSGVPLDAPVSSEEAAQPPPAKLARGTGTPADKALAEGDEAHARGDFSAAEKAYKKAKTLAPKDPAPIVGLVRTRLSAEDAPVDYGAAPTHPGLIQAVKDLEGVLQKELSYAPAHLELGRALLVLGRADSALAALRKAAELAPNDAEAHSALGVGLVATGQLEPAVRELERAAEIEPGVAERQTNLGTALLALGRREQAVRAYERAARLAPNDARVQNDLGTALLTLNDTDRAIRCLETAVARDPRRATYRSNLGYAMAQKGDLERAKVIYREALALDPALVSAWVNLGNALAKQRKLVEAREAYEKAQALDPEDPRVKAVLLELSAIEKGSGAGSPDKR, encoded by the coding sequence ATGAAGATTCGAGCCAGCCGCGGTGGCGTGATCACGCTCGTGATCCTCGCCGCCTGCGGCCCCGCCACGCCGCCCCCTCCGCCGCCTCCCGAGCCGCTGCCGCCTGTCACTTATGGAAGTGTTTCTGTAGCCGCTTCCGTACCCACGTCCGCAACCGTTCCCGTGCCTGCTTCTGCGTCCGCTTCCGCGCCCGCGGCGCCGTCTCCGGGCTCCGGTGTCCCGCTCGATGCGCCCGTTTCCAGCGAGGAAGCCGCGCAGCCGCCGCCGGCGAAGCTCGCGCGCGGGACGGGGACGCCCGCGGACAAGGCGCTCGCCGAGGGCGACGAGGCGCACGCGCGGGGGGATTTTTCAGCGGCGGAGAAGGCGTACAAGAAGGCGAAGACGCTCGCGCCGAAGGATCCCGCGCCGATCGTCGGGCTCGTCCGCACGCGCCTCTCCGCCGAGGACGCGCCCGTCGATTACGGCGCCGCGCCCACGCACCCCGGATTGATCCAGGCGGTGAAGGATCTCGAAGGCGTCCTTCAAAAAGAGCTCTCCTACGCGCCGGCGCACCTCGAGCTCGGCCGCGCGCTCCTCGTCCTCGGCCGCGCGGATTCCGCGCTCGCGGCCTTGCGCAAGGCCGCCGAGCTCGCGCCAAACGACGCCGAGGCGCACTCCGCGCTCGGGGTCGGGCTCGTTGCCACGGGGCAACTCGAACCGGCGGTCCGCGAGCTCGAACGCGCCGCCGAAATCGAGCCCGGCGTGGCCGAACGACAGACGAACCTGGGCACCGCGCTGCTCGCGCTCGGCCGGCGAGAACAGGCCGTCCGCGCGTACGAGCGCGCCGCGCGCCTCGCCCCGAACGATGCCCGCGTGCAGAACGACCTCGGCACCGCGCTGCTGACCCTGAACGACACGGATCGCGCGATCCGGTGCCTGGAGACGGCGGTCGCGCGGGATCCGCGCCGCGCCACGTACCGTTCGAACCTCGGGTATGCGATGGCGCAGAAGGGCGACCTCGAACGCGCGAAGGTCATCTACCGCGAGGCGCTCGCGCTCGATCCGGCGCTCGTAAGCGCGTGGGTGAACCTCGGCAATGCCCTCGCCAAGCAACGCAAGCTCGTGGAGGCGCGCGAGGCGTACGAAAAAGCCCAGGCGCTCGATCCCGAGGATCCGCGCGTCAAGGCCGTGCTCCTCGAGCTCTCGGCGATCGAGAAAGGCAGCGGCGCCGGTTCGCCGGACAAACGCTGA